A genome region from Chlorobaculum tepidum TLS includes the following:
- the cobN gene encoding cobaltochelatase subunit CobN yields the protein MKPISLCYFCVNPSEISTLSAGLRRYNDGGGQAELKARIAAQLSTPEQIAVFARAAASADAVIIRLMGGKASFPAFDAFLEALAERREAGQATPLILISAGGGDDEAAELAQQHSALYGTEAGDRLRRYIQNGGVINVANMLRYLHHLIHGGENDADEPVEMPHEGIYHPDWPAFDDFEGYLAKHVDPSKPTVGLWFYQNYFVDGDLAAYDYLIRQVEERGANIIAVFHHRYRDAMRGNKGADYVAERYFRRPDGTSRIDVLVNPMLFALSMASPEYRSILPGLDVPFLQAFNTFQSREQWRESIQGLGTMEVSYNAAQPEFDGALMTVPFSTRENMGIDPLTGGEVLRIMPVEERVSKLADMALRWAALRRKPNADKRIAIIFHHYPPRNDRIGCAVGLDSFESIRLLLERMAAEGYVVERQYENGDELAKELVTRMTCDRRWLTPEQMAEKAEAKAGSKLFQPWHEALPAAVKQKMVKNWGEMPGELFVHDEELLFPGTINGNVFITIQPSRGSIERQDQMLHDPDIPPPHHYLAHYRWIRDVFKADAVMHVGKHGSLEWLPGKALGLSEECYPDLSIMDLPNIYPYIINDPSEGTQAKRRSNCCIIDHMTPVFTNADLYEEMAVLEGHLRSYAEARNSDPGKLDVLRPMIWDAVLAADLDKDTGYTREKAFADFDKFLEVLHSALDEIADTMISDGLHTMGVAPDGDRLVELLVQLTRLEQGSVPSLRESIVTAMGFNYDELLGRKGEPVFGPTSETGGEMIRRAHEHALAMVKLLSANGYSTQAPEFVQAELPALVTPDVMAALRYICDDLVPRLLKVTDEIDASLKGFAGRFVDPGPSGAPTRGQADILPTGRNFFSIDPQRIPTPAAWKVGCSLGDALVQRYLAEKGEYPRNIGIILFGGATMRSGGDDLAEIFYLMGVRPVWKKGSGYVQGVEIIPLNELGRPRLDVTPRISGFFRDAFPLLVERIDDAVRMVAALDEPLESNLLRRNVLADVEEYRKQGMNDEEALREASFRVFGCPPGTYGAGVSELIESKNWQTQGDLAANYIRYSSHAYGRGSYGQQKPDTFKRVLSRMDATVKNEDSREYDMFSCTDYYNYYGGLITAAKSQRGGELPEAFMGDSSDPNRVQVRTTFEEAKHIFRSRLLNPKWLDGLKRHGYKGAGDISKVLDIILGWDATAEVVDDWMYERVAGKYVFDEEMKKWMEEVNPYARQNILDKLLEAISRGMWNATDEMKQRLQEEYLETEGQLEEINE from the coding sequence ATGAAACCAATCTCGCTCTGCTATTTCTGTGTCAACCCCTCCGAAATCTCCACGCTCAGCGCCGGACTCAGGCGCTACAACGACGGAGGCGGTCAGGCGGAACTCAAGGCCCGCATCGCCGCGCAGCTCTCCACGCCGGAGCAGATCGCCGTGTTCGCCCGCGCCGCAGCCTCGGCGGATGCGGTCATTATCCGACTCATGGGCGGCAAGGCCTCCTTTCCCGCATTCGACGCTTTTCTCGAAGCGTTAGCCGAACGGCGCGAAGCGGGCCAGGCTACGCCGCTCATTCTGATTTCCGCCGGAGGGGGTGACGACGAAGCTGCCGAACTGGCCCAGCAGCACAGCGCCCTGTATGGCACCGAAGCGGGCGACAGGCTCCGGCGCTACATCCAGAACGGCGGCGTTATCAACGTGGCCAACATGCTCCGTTATCTGCACCATCTGATCCACGGCGGCGAAAACGACGCCGACGAGCCGGTCGAGATGCCTCACGAGGGCATCTATCATCCCGACTGGCCAGCGTTCGACGACTTCGAGGGGTACCTGGCAAAGCATGTCGATCCGTCCAAACCTACGGTCGGCCTCTGGTTCTACCAGAACTACTTCGTCGATGGCGATCTGGCCGCGTATGATTATCTCATCCGCCAGGTCGAAGAGCGAGGGGCCAACATCATCGCTGTTTTCCACCACCGTTACCGCGACGCGATGCGGGGAAACAAGGGGGCCGATTACGTGGCCGAACGCTACTTCCGCCGCCCGGATGGCACAAGCCGCATCGATGTGCTCGTCAATCCGATGCTCTTCGCCCTGTCGATGGCTTCGCCAGAGTACCGGAGTATTCTTCCGGGCCTCGACGTGCCGTTCCTGCAAGCCTTCAACACCTTCCAGAGCCGCGAGCAGTGGCGGGAGAGCATTCAGGGACTCGGCACGATGGAGGTCTCCTACAACGCCGCGCAGCCCGAATTCGACGGTGCGCTCATGACCGTGCCCTTTTCGACGCGCGAGAACATGGGCATCGATCCGCTCACCGGAGGCGAAGTGCTCAGGATCATGCCGGTCGAAGAGCGCGTCTCGAAGCTGGCCGACATGGCGCTCCGCTGGGCGGCGCTGCGGCGCAAACCGAACGCCGACAAGCGCATCGCCATCATCTTCCACCACTACCCGCCGCGTAACGACCGCATCGGGTGTGCTGTCGGTCTCGACAGCTTCGAGAGCATCAGGCTGCTGCTCGAACGGATGGCGGCGGAGGGCTACGTGGTCGAGCGACAGTACGAAAACGGCGACGAGCTGGCAAAAGAGCTTGTTACCCGAATGACCTGCGACCGACGCTGGCTCACCCCGGAGCAGATGGCCGAAAAAGCGGAAGCCAAGGCAGGCTCGAAGTTGTTCCAGCCCTGGCACGAAGCGTTGCCCGCAGCGGTGAAGCAAAAGATGGTGAAAAATTGGGGCGAGATGCCGGGAGAGCTGTTCGTGCACGACGAGGAACTGCTCTTTCCGGGTACGATCAACGGCAACGTCTTTATCACCATCCAGCCGTCGCGGGGAAGCATTGAGCGTCAGGATCAGATGCTGCACGATCCCGACATTCCGCCGCCGCACCACTATCTGGCCCACTACCGCTGGATCAGAGATGTCTTCAAGGCAGACGCTGTCATGCACGTCGGTAAGCACGGCTCGCTCGAATGGCTGCCGGGCAAGGCACTCGGACTGTCGGAGGAGTGCTATCCCGATCTGTCGATCATGGATCTGCCGAACATCTACCCCTACATCATCAACGATCCGAGCGAGGGGACGCAGGCCAAGCGGCGCTCGAATTGCTGCATCATCGACCACATGACGCCGGTCTTCACCAACGCCGACCTGTACGAAGAGATGGCGGTGCTCGAAGGCCACCTGCGGAGCTACGCCGAGGCGCGCAACAGCGATCCCGGCAAGCTCGACGTGCTGCGCCCGATGATCTGGGATGCGGTGCTCGCAGCCGATCTCGACAAGGACACCGGGTACACCCGCGAAAAGGCGTTTGCCGATTTTGACAAATTTCTCGAAGTGCTGCACTCCGCGCTCGACGAGATTGCCGATACCATGATTTCCGACGGCTTGCACACGATGGGCGTCGCGCCCGATGGCGACCGGCTGGTCGAGCTGCTCGTTCAGCTCACCCGTCTCGAACAGGGCAGCGTACCGTCACTGCGCGAGTCGATTGTTACGGCGATGGGCTTTAATTATGACGAACTGCTTGGTCGCAAGGGGGAGCCGGTTTTTGGCCCGACCTCCGAGACCGGCGGGGAGATGATCCGTCGTGCTCATGAACACGCGCTCGCGATGGTGAAGCTGCTCTCGGCGAACGGCTACTCAACACAAGCTCCCGAGTTCGTTCAGGCTGAACTGCCCGCACTCGTGACGCCCGATGTGATGGCCGCTCTCCGCTACATCTGCGACGACCTCGTGCCGCGTCTCTTGAAAGTGACCGACGAAATCGACGCCTCCCTGAAAGGCTTTGCCGGGCGCTTTGTCGATCCCGGCCCGTCCGGCGCTCCCACCCGCGGGCAGGCCGACATCCTGCCGACCGGGCGCAACTTCTTCTCCATCGATCCCCAGCGTATTCCCACGCCTGCCGCCTGGAAGGTCGGGTGCAGCCTCGGCGACGCCCTCGTCCAGCGCTACCTCGCAGAGAAGGGGGAGTATCCCCGCAACATCGGCATCATCCTGTTCGGCGGCGCGACCATGCGCTCCGGCGGCGACGATCTTGCCGAAATCTTCTACCTCATGGGCGTACGACCGGTCTGGAAGAAGGGTAGCGGGTATGTCCAGGGGGTCGAGATCATTCCGCTGAACGAACTTGGCAGGCCGAGGCTCGATGTGACGCCCCGCATCTCCGGCTTTTTCCGTGACGCTTTTCCGCTGCTGGTCGAGCGTATCGATGATGCGGTCAGAATGGTCGCCGCGCTCGACGAGCCGCTCGAAAGCAACCTCTTGCGCCGCAACGTGCTTGCTGACGTCGAGGAGTACCGGAAGCAGGGCATGAACGACGAGGAGGCGCTGCGCGAAGCGTCGTTCCGCGTCTTCGGTTGCCCTCCTGGCACCTATGGGGCGGGCGTTTCGGAGCTGATCGAATCGAAAAACTGGCAGACGCAGGGCGATTTGGCGGCCAACTACATCCGCTACTCCTCCCACGCCTACGGGCGCGGATCGTACGGCCAGCAGAAACCCGACACCTTCAAGCGGGTGCTCTCCCGCATGGACGCCACGGTCAAGAACGAGGACAGCCGCGAGTACGACATGTTTTCTTGCACCGACTACTACAACTACTACGGCGGCCTCATCACGGCGGCCAAGAGTCAGCGCGGCGGCGAGTTGCCCGAAGCCTTCATGGGCGACAGTTCCGATCCGAACCGGGTGCAGGTGCGCACCACATTCGAGGAGGCAAAGCACATTTTCCGCTCCCGCCTGCTCAATCCCAAATGGCTCGACGGCCTCAAACGGCATGGTTACAAAGGCGCGGGCGACATCTCCAAGGTGCTCGACATCATCCTCGGCTGGGACGCCACCGCCGAGGTGGTCGATGACTGGATGTACGAGCGCGTGGCCGGGAAGTATGTCTTCGACGAGGAGATGAAAAAGTGGATGGAGGAGGTCAATCCCTACGCCCGCCAGAACATTCTCGACAAGCTGCTCGAAGCGATCAGCCGGGGCATGTGGAACGCCACGGACGAGATGAAGCAGCGTTTGCAGGAGGAGTACCTCGAAACCGAAGGGCAGCTGGAGGAGATCAACGAATGA
- a CDS encoding TonB-dependent receptor — protein sequence MLKPVSRLSIRADLKYTGEVYARPDNVERQPGYGLVDLRVEYRAGAMQLSLDVDNLLDREYLYVDGYDAPPREWKIGMNYTFCLN from the coding sequence GTGCTCAAACCTGTCAGCCGTCTCTCCATTCGCGCCGACCTGAAATACACAGGCGAGGTCTATGCCCGCCCGGACAACGTCGAGCGCCAGCCAGGCTACGGGCTGGTGGATCTGCGCGTGGAATATCGGGCGGGCGCGATGCAACTCTCTCTCGATGTCGATAACCTGCTCGACCGCGAGTATCTCTATGTCGATGGCTATGACGCGCCGCCCCGTGAGTGGAAGATTGGCATGAACTACACTTTCTGTCTGAACTGA
- a CDS encoding magnesium chelatase subunit D family protein, whose amino-acid sequence MKRKYFPFSAILGQEDLKKALLLNAVNPRIGGVLVRGEKGTAKSTAVRALGALLAAARNGSGGEGEVVVTLPLNATEEMVAGGIDFQQTMKEGRRVFQPGLLAKAHKGILYVDEVNLLDDHLVDIVLDAASSGENRVEREGITLSHPSLFVLAGTMNPEEGELRPQLLDRFGLCVEVRGEADPALRVDLMLRREAFDREPEEFSERYRAEEERLGRTIADAQSLLPSVRIPSHLRGFISELCRNSNVAGHRADLVIEQAARANAALRGSREVSVEDVTKVAGFALVHRRRDPVPPPEQKPQEPERQEEQSRDEQSRQEKPEERGDEPQQPQEGDDRRDGNDDSGNEERSQPENRDAAEQQERPDNEGQDELFSIGQSFRVRSIATPKDRKMRRGSGKRSRSRVSQKQGRYTKSTMPRGNNDIALDATLRAAAPFQRHRENPNGMAVVLQNEDIREKIREKRLGNLLIFVVDASGSMGARGRMAASKGAVMSLLLDAYQKRDKLAMVSFRKNEAFVNLPVTSSIELAARMLKEMPVGGRTPFSAGLLKGYEIAQNYLRKEPGGRPLIILVTDGKANRAIGQGKPLDEVFTISEKISREERIRFLVVDTEEPGLVTFGLAKKIAGLLDAWYYRIDDLRADTLVSIVKTMMP is encoded by the coding sequence ATGAAAAGAAAATATTTCCCGTTTTCGGCCATTCTCGGCCAGGAGGATCTCAAAAAAGCGTTGCTGCTCAATGCCGTCAATCCCCGCATTGGCGGTGTGCTGGTGCGCGGCGAGAAGGGCACGGCCAAATCGACCGCCGTCCGGGCGCTCGGCGCACTGCTTGCCGCAGCGAGGAACGGCAGCGGTGGTGAAGGCGAGGTGGTCGTGACGCTGCCGCTCAACGCCACCGAGGAGATGGTGGCCGGAGGCATCGATTTCCAGCAGACCATGAAGGAGGGGCGGCGCGTATTCCAGCCGGGCCTGCTCGCCAAAGCCCACAAGGGGATTCTGTATGTCGATGAAGTGAACCTGCTTGATGACCATCTGGTCGATATCGTCCTCGATGCGGCTTCCTCCGGCGAGAACCGCGTCGAGCGCGAAGGGATCACCCTCAGCCATCCCTCCCTTTTCGTGCTGGCCGGTACGATGAATCCCGAGGAGGGCGAGCTGCGCCCGCAGTTGCTCGACCGTTTCGGACTCTGCGTGGAGGTGCGCGGCGAGGCCGATCCAGCGCTTCGCGTCGATCTGATGTTGCGCAGGGAGGCGTTCGACCGTGAGCCTGAAGAGTTTTCGGAGAGGTATCGTGCCGAGGAGGAGCGGCTTGGGCGAACTATTGCCGATGCGCAGTCGCTTCTGCCGTCAGTCAGGATTCCGTCGCATTTGCGCGGCTTCATTTCGGAGCTGTGCCGGAACAGCAATGTCGCCGGGCACCGGGCAGACCTGGTGATCGAGCAGGCGGCGCGGGCCAACGCCGCTCTGCGCGGGTCGCGCGAGGTGTCGGTGGAGGATGTCACGAAGGTCGCGGGCTTTGCGCTCGTGCATCGCCGCCGCGATCCGGTTCCGCCGCCCGAACAGAAGCCGCAGGAGCCGGAGCGCCAGGAGGAGCAGTCGCGTGACGAGCAGTCCCGGCAGGAGAAGCCGGAAGAGCGTGGCGATGAGCCGCAGCAGCCACAGGAGGGCGACGACAGGCGGGACGGCAACGACGATTCCGGCAATGAAGAGAGGTCGCAGCCAGAAAACAGGGATGCCGCCGAACAGCAGGAGCGGCCCGATAACGAAGGTCAGGACGAGCTGTTCAGCATCGGCCAGTCCTTTCGTGTTCGCAGCATCGCCACTCCGAAAGATCGCAAGATGCGGCGCGGCTCCGGAAAGCGTTCGCGGTCGCGGGTTTCGCAGAAGCAGGGGCGCTATACCAAGAGCACCATGCCGCGCGGCAACAACGACATAGCGCTCGACGCCACGCTCAGGGCCGCCGCGCCGTTCCAGCGCCATCGTGAAAACCCCAACGGCATGGCGGTGGTGTTGCAGAACGAGGATATCCGCGAAAAGATCAGGGAGAAGCGCCTCGGCAACCTGCTGATTTTCGTGGTCGATGCGAGCGGTTCGATGGGCGCGCGGGGCCGCATGGCCGCCTCGAAAGGGGCGGTCATGTCGCTCTTGCTCGACGCTTACCAGAAGCGCGACAAGCTGGCGATGGTCTCGTTCCGCAAGAATGAGGCGTTCGTCAATCTGCCGGTCACCTCCTCCATCGAGCTTGCCGCCCGGATGCTCAAGGAGATGCCGGTGGGCGGGCGCACCCCCTTTTCCGCCGGTCTGCTCAAGGGGTACGAAATCGCTCAAAACTATCTCCGCAAAGAGCCGGGCGGACGACCGCTTATCATCCTTGTCACCGACGGCAAAGCGAATCGGGCCATCGGGCAGGGCAAGCCGCTCGACGAAGTGTTCACCATCTCCGAAAAGATTTCCCGCGAGGAGCGAATCCGCTTTCTCGTCGTCGATACCGAAGAGCCTGGTCTGGTCACTTTTGGTCTCGCCAAAAAAATCGCCGGTCTGCTCGATGCCTGGTACTACCGCATCGACGACTTGCGTGCAGACACCCTTGTTTCCATCGTAAAAACCATGATGCCATGA
- a CDS encoding ATP-binding protein has translation MKKNYTYPFTAIVGQEEMKLALILNIINPAISGVLIRGEKGTAKSTAVRALADILPEIEVIAGIPFNLAPDEDDETIRECFTVTGHAMPDPDNLEVTMHKVQVVELPVGATEDRVVGTLDLEHALKTGEKRIEPGLLAAAHRGILYVDEVNLLDDHVVDVLLDSAAMGVNTIEREGVSFSHPARFTLVGTMNPEEGELRPQLLDRFGLCVHVGGIADPQDRVTVMERRFAFEQDQERFCSEWQGESSKLAERIVAARELYPSVTISREHLLGIAKSCLKVGVDGHRGDIIIMKTAKTIAAWEGRHCVGSDDIDRAVALALPHRIRRQPLQDMVMDVGSLLGSKCTTN, from the coding sequence ATGAAAAAGAACTACACCTATCCCTTTACGGCCATTGTCGGTCAGGAAGAGATGAAGCTCGCGCTGATTCTCAACATCATCAATCCGGCCATCTCCGGCGTGCTCATCCGCGGCGAGAAGGGGACGGCCAAATCGACCGCCGTCCGGGCGCTGGCCGATATTCTGCCGGAGATCGAGGTGATTGCCGGAATTCCCTTCAATCTCGCGCCCGACGAGGATGACGAAACGATCCGCGAGTGCTTTACGGTGACGGGTCACGCTATGCCCGATCCGGACAACCTCGAGGTTACCATGCACAAGGTGCAGGTGGTCGAGCTGCCGGTGGGCGCGACCGAGGATCGTGTGGTCGGCACACTCGATCTCGAACATGCGCTCAAGACGGGCGAAAAGCGCATCGAGCCGGGCCTTCTCGCCGCCGCGCACCGGGGCATTCTGTATGTCGATGAGGTGAACCTGCTTGATGACCACGTGGTTGATGTGCTGCTCGACTCGGCGGCGATGGGGGTGAACACTATCGAGCGCGAAGGGGTCTCCTTTTCCCACCCGGCCCGTTTCACGCTGGTTGGCACCATGAACCCGGAAGAGGGTGAGCTGCGTCCGCAGTTGCTCGACCGCTTCGGACTCTGCGTTCACGTCGGCGGCATCGCTGATCCGCAGGATCGCGTGACGGTCATGGAGCGCCGTTTCGCTTTCGAACAGGATCAGGAGCGCTTCTGCAGCGAGTGGCAGGGTGAATCGTCGAAGCTTGCTGAACGCATCGTCGCGGCACGCGAGCTTTATCCCTCCGTCACGATCAGCCGCGAGCACCTGCTTGGCATTGCCAAAAGCTGCCTCAAAGTGGGCGTTGACGGCCATCGCGGCGACATCATCATCATGAAGACCGCCAAGACCATCGCCGCCTGGGAGGGCCGTCATTGCGTCGGCAGCGACGACATCGACCGCGCCGTCGCCCTCGCGCTGCCCCACCGCATCCGCCGCCAGCCGTTGCAGGACATGGTGATGGATGTCGGCTCGTTGCTGGGGTCAAAGTGCACGACCAACTAA